Proteins from a genomic interval of Physeter macrocephalus isolate SW-GA chromosome 21, ASM283717v5, whole genome shotgun sequence:
- the PRPS1 gene encoding ribose-phosphate pyrophosphokinase 1 — protein sequence MPNIKIFSGSSHQDLSQKIADRLGLELGKVVTKKFSNQETCVEIGESVRGEDVYIVQSGCGEINDNLMELLIMINACKIASASRVTAVIPCFPYARQDKKDKSRAPISAKLVANMLSVAGADHIITMDLHASQIQGFFDIPVDNLYAEPAVLKWIRENISEWRNCTIVSPDAGGAKRVTSIADRLNVDFALIHKERKKANEVDRMVLVGDVKDRVAILVDDMADTCGTICHAADKLLSAGATRVYAILTHGIFSGPAISRINNACFEAVVVTNTIPQEDKMKHCSKIQVIDISMILAEAIRRTHNGESVSYLFSHVPL from the exons ATGCCGAATATCAAAATCTTCAGCGGCAGCTCCCACCAGGACCTATCCCAGAAGATTGCCGACCGCCTGGGCCTGGAGCTGGGCAAGGTGGTGACTAAGAAATTCAGCAACCAGGAGACCTG TGTGGAAATTGGCGAAAGTGTGCGTGGAGAGGATGTCTACATTGTTCAGAGTGGCTGTGGTGAAATCAACGACAATCTAATGGAACTTTTGATCATGATTAATGCCTGCAAGATTGCTTCAGCCAGTCGGGTTACTGCAGTCATCCCATGCTTCCCTTATGCCCGGCAGGATAAGAAGGATAAG AGCCGGGCTCCAATCTCAGCCAAGCTTGTCGCAAATATGCTGTCTGTAGCAGGCGCGGATCATATTATCACCATGGACCTGCATGCTTCTCAAATTCAG gGCTTTTTTGATATCCCAGTGGACAATTTGTATGCAGAGCCAGCTGTCCTCAAGTGGATAAGGGAGAACATCTCGGAATGGAGGAACTGCACGATTGTTTCACCCGATGCTGGAGGAGCTAAGAG AGTGACCTCAATCGCAGACCGGTTGAATGTGGACTTTGCCTTGATTCACAAAGAACGGAAGAAAGCTAATGAAGTGGACCGCATGGTGCTAGTGGGAGATGTGAAGGACCGGGTGGCCATCCTCGTGGATGACATGGCTGACACTTGTGGTACAATCTGCCACGCAGCTGACaa ACTTCTCTCAGCTGGAGCCACCAGGGTTTATGCTATCCTGACTCATGGAATCTTTTCTGGCCCAGCCATTTCTCGCATTAATAATGCATGCTTTGAAGCAGTAGTTGTCACCAATACCATACCTCAGGAGGATAAGATGAAGCATTGCTCCAAAATACAG GTGATCGACATCTCCATGATCCTTGCAGAAGCCATCAGGAGAACTCACAATGGGGAATCTGTCTCCTACCTGTTCAGCCATGTCCCTTTATAA